In Microscilla marina ATCC 23134, a single window of DNA contains:
- a CDS encoding FkbM family methyltransferase gives MKLLTQVVHKTVLKLGLENAFAFLGKNIPAFTKFIPHPEAYQAAPERTVTRDGVKFNLTLTDFMQWHVFAHLPDYSWKKAAEYLQNQAHVLDVGANCGAFSLKLAEEAYRQKKQGTTIHAFDPNPYIVKKLEYNVSLNPRLKALVKVHAIGLGADNTTAPMVFSSTNTGGARVMAQGEQGKVMVPVQTIDSFVEEHQLEAISFIKIDVEGYEPFVFLGAEQTIRKFRPAMYIEITDEWFKANGYSKEFIFEQLTKEGYKLLVETGYQFVDIATLKNTIDQIPQFNLLALPE, from the coding sequence ATGAAGTTGCTCACCCAGGTAGTTCATAAAACGGTTTTGAAATTAGGGTTAGAAAATGCCTTCGCCTTTTTAGGCAAAAACATCCCTGCTTTTACCAAGTTTATTCCTCACCCTGAGGCTTATCAGGCTGCACCGGAGAGAACAGTGACCAGAGATGGGGTAAAGTTTAACTTAACATTGACCGATTTTATGCAGTGGCATGTGTTTGCTCATTTGCCCGATTACTCCTGGAAAAAAGCGGCCGAATACTTACAAAATCAAGCCCATGTATTAGATGTAGGGGCAAACTGTGGGGCATTTAGCCTAAAACTGGCAGAAGAAGCTTATCGACAAAAAAAACAGGGGACAACCATTCACGCCTTTGACCCTAACCCTTATATTGTAAAAAAACTTGAGTACAACGTATCGCTTAACCCACGCCTTAAAGCTTTGGTAAAAGTACACGCCATAGGGTTGGGGGCAGACAATACTACAGCACCAATGGTGTTTAGTAGTACCAATACTGGTGGCGCCAGGGTGATGGCTCAAGGTGAGCAAGGTAAGGTAATGGTGCCCGTACAAACGATTGATAGTTTTGTAGAAGAGCACCAGCTAGAGGCCATTAGTTTTATAAAAATAGACGTAGAAGGCTACGAGCCTTTTGTTTTTTTAGGTGCTGAACAAACCATTCGAAAATTTCGTCCGGCAATGTACATAGAAATTACCGATGAGTGGTTCAAGGCAAATGGCTACTCCAAGGAGTTTATTTTTGAGCAATTGACCAAAGAAGGCTATAAGCTTTTGGTGGAAACTGGGTATCAGTTTGTAGACATTGCCACCCTTAAAAATACCATTGATCAAATCCCTCAGTTTAACCTTTTGGCACTGCCTGAATAA
- a CDS encoding UDP-N-acetylglucosamine 4,6-dehydratase translates to MKKTLLITGGTGFLGKRLALALKDEYKVVLTGRNNKQNLLAKKFTGCEVAPMDISSIESVRDTFREFKPHVVIHAAATKFVDLAEKYPMECIDVNVVGSQNVARLAIDQNVEVVVGISTDKASPPVRNTYGMSKSVMERVYCSMNGKTDTKFTCVRYGNVAWSTGSVLTIWKKMHEETGVMGTTGPEMRRFFFTVDEAVNLVIAALNNIDETQGKVLSRMMKAAQMEDMLKTWVKHKGGKYEKIEGRPGERIDEYLIGELELPFTRELKYDGITHYLISFNEKVANPVSVGLSSANTEKLTEEEILAIIDNPPAEEVN, encoded by the coding sequence ATGAAAAAAACACTATTAATTACTGGAGGTACAGGTTTTTTGGGCAAACGCTTGGCTTTGGCGCTCAAAGATGAATACAAGGTGGTTTTGACTGGACGTAACAATAAGCAAAACCTATTGGCTAAAAAGTTTACGGGTTGCGAAGTTGCTCCAATGGATATTTCCAGTATAGAATCGGTCAGAGATACCTTCAGAGAGTTTAAACCTCATGTGGTCATTCATGCGGCAGCTACCAAGTTTGTAGACCTTGCCGAAAAATACCCTATGGAATGTATTGATGTCAATGTGGTGGGTTCGCAAAACGTAGCGCGCCTGGCCATTGATCAAAACGTAGAAGTAGTGGTGGGCATTTCTACTGACAAAGCTTCGCCTCCAGTACGTAATACTTATGGAATGAGCAAGTCGGTAATGGAAAGAGTGTATTGTTCTATGAACGGCAAAACCGATACTAAATTTACTTGTGTACGTTATGGCAATGTGGCTTGGTCTACAGGATCGGTGCTGACTATTTGGAAAAAAATGCATGAAGAAACCGGAGTAATGGGCACCACTGGTCCCGAAATGAGGCGATTCTTTTTTACTGTTGACGAAGCCGTAAATTTGGTAATTGCTGCCTTGAACAACATAGACGAAACCCAAGGCAAGGTATTGTCGCGGATGATGAAAGCAGCCCAAATGGAAGATATGCTGAAAACCTGGGTAAAACACAAAGGTGGAAAGTACGAAAAAATAGAAGGGCGCCCTGGAGAACGTATAGATGAGTACCTGATAGGTGAACTTGAACTGCCGTTTACCCGTGAACTAAAATATGATGGCATTACTCATTACTTAATTTCGTTTAACGAAAAAGTTGCCAATCCAGTATCAGTAGGTTTGTCGTCTGCCAATACCGAAAAGCTGACCGAAGAAGAAATTCTGGCGATTATAGACAATCCACCAGCAGAGGAGGTAAACTAA
- a CDS encoding glycosyltransferase family 2 protein: MHSTKVSVIVPSYNGAHKLPNILKALEAQTIQDFETVVVVDGSTDNTREVLEGTQWKLKDLNVVYRQNGGRAVARNVGVAAAQGDLLVFFDDDVRPIPECLALHVQHAVAKPHTILVGPPFEDISKMKTDFQLFRAYLSRTWLPVEGYGRIPNAQPFITAADFSLSKSLFDKLGGFDKRLNDAEDFDLAVRAVQQQIPIYFNKDVVVWHDDFVTCRLMIKRHRQYRQSYLTLQTLKPDLRQHFNQYEPAPIGTLKKTIYWFFSQKFWLWSIDKFNWLRILPKKVRYKIYNIVLTGYSVYFINKKI; the protein is encoded by the coding sequence TTGCATTCAACTAAAGTAAGTGTCATTGTACCTAGCTACAATGGTGCACACAAATTGCCTAACATTCTGAAAGCGCTTGAAGCTCAAACCATACAAGATTTTGAAACTGTAGTGGTAGTGGATGGCTCTACTGACAATACCCGTGAGGTGTTGGAGGGTACGCAGTGGAAACTAAAAGACCTGAATGTGGTGTATAGGCAAAATGGGGGACGTGCAGTAGCGCGTAACGTGGGTGTTGCGGCAGCTCAAGGTGATTTGTTGGTTTTTTTTGATGATGATGTCAGACCAATCCCTGAGTGTTTGGCATTACATGTACAACATGCCGTAGCCAAGCCCCATACAATTTTGGTTGGTCCTCCTTTTGAGGATATAAGCAAGATGAAAACTGATTTTCAATTGTTTAGGGCTTATCTGAGCCGTACCTGGTTGCCAGTAGAAGGGTATGGTCGTATTCCTAACGCTCAACCTTTTATTACGGCGGCTGACTTTTCTTTGAGCAAGTCATTATTTGATAAGTTGGGTGGGTTTGACAAAAGGCTAAACGATGCTGAAGATTTTGACCTTGCGGTAAGGGCAGTGCAGCAGCAAATACCTATTTATTTTAATAAAGATGTCGTGGTGTGGCACGACGATTTTGTGACCTGTAGATTGATGATAAAACGCCACAGACAATACCGTCAATCTTACCTTACGCTACAGACGCTTAAGCCTGATTTACGCCAGCATTTCAATCAATATGAACCAGCCCCAATAGGTACATTGAAAAAAACAATCTATTGGTTTTTTAGTCAAAAATTTTGGTTGTGGTCTATTGATAAATTCAATTGGCTCCGTATATTGCCTAAGAAAGTTCGGTATAAAATATATAATATTGTGCTTACTGGATACTCTGTATATTTTATCAATAAAAAAATCTGA
- a CDS encoding FkbM family methyltransferase — protein sequence MLKKLVKSIYKILPFKKAFFVALRGVWSPPHRVYQHLHFQGKINVKTTGNQEFKMHHYGFELENELFWRGIKGGWEQQSIQLWEKLCTVNDCIIDVGANTGVYALIAKTVRPTAQVVAFEPVKRVFEKLQENIALNQFDVKAYELALSDSDGKATIYDQDTEHTYSVTVSQDLSPEGVDTVATSIDIIRFDTFIAQHQLPKVGLMKIDVETHEPEVLEGMGEYLDTMRPTLLIEILTNEVAQRVEKLVEGKGYLYFDLDEKNPPRKVDRIQKSGFYNYLICTESIAQQLQLI from the coding sequence ATGTTAAAAAAGCTAGTCAAAAGCATCTATAAAATCTTACCTTTTAAAAAAGCCTTTTTTGTAGCCTTGAGAGGGGTATGGTCGCCTCCACACCGGGTCTATCAGCATTTGCATTTTCAGGGCAAAATCAACGTGAAAACGACGGGTAATCAGGAGTTTAAAATGCATCATTATGGTTTTGAGCTTGAAAATGAATTGTTTTGGAGAGGAATCAAAGGAGGGTGGGAGCAGCAATCGATACAGTTATGGGAAAAACTGTGTACTGTGAATGACTGCATTATAGATGTAGGTGCCAACACAGGAGTTTATGCACTCATTGCCAAAACTGTTCGACCAACTGCTCAGGTGGTAGCTTTTGAACCTGTAAAACGAGTGTTTGAAAAGCTTCAGGAAAACATCGCACTTAACCAGTTTGATGTTAAAGCCTATGAGTTGGCTTTGTCGGACAGCGATGGCAAAGCAACCATATATGATCAGGACACCGAACATACTTATTCGGTAACAGTGAGCCAAGATTTGAGCCCAGAAGGAGTTGATACGGTTGCAACTTCTATTGATATCATAAGGTTTGATACTTTTATAGCCCAACACCAGCTGCCTAAAGTTGGGTTGATGAAAATTGATGTAGAAACCCACGAACCCGAAGTGCTGGAAGGAATGGGGGAGTACCTGGATACAATGCGCCCTACGTTATTGATTGAAATTTTGACCAATGAAGTAGCCCAAAGGGTTGAAAAGCTGGTAGAAGGAAAGGGATATTTATATTTTGATCTGGATGAGAAAAACCCTCCTCGAAAAGTAGACCGTATTCAAAAAAGTGGTTTTTATAATTACCTGATTTGTACTGAATCTATAGCCCAACAACTTCAATTAATCTGA
- a CDS encoding helix-turn-helix domain-containing protein, with protein sequence MMILEHETLDLFGKSVFERATLRAPFKKKLTLYKKACFLYITRGACHAFAPDVVVKAEEKEAVLMKCGHYTGRFLGESPHTEYQAIAVHFYPEVLNKVYEYTLPDCLTTPPHLNKQSMAKLPSGTGIERYMGSIAACFENFDEANQELMALKLKELVTVLSATQHAPEVRAVLSNLFVPTSFTFQELVAANLYTNITLQELAQLASLSESSLKRMFKKVYQDSPASYLRHQKLLRSQELLTASNLSITQITLDCGFNDVAHFSKLFKQKYGVSPSAYRVNQLV encoded by the coding sequence ATGATGATACTAGAGCATGAAACCCTGGACTTATTTGGTAAATCAGTTTTTGAACGTGCTACTTTGCGTGCCCCTTTTAAAAAGAAATTGACCCTGTATAAAAAGGCTTGTTTTTTATACATTACACGGGGGGCTTGCCACGCTTTTGCACCAGATGTTGTAGTAAAAGCTGAAGAAAAAGAAGCAGTATTGATGAAGTGTGGTCACTATACAGGCAGGTTTTTGGGGGAGTCTCCACACACAGAATACCAGGCTATAGCAGTTCATTTTTATCCTGAGGTGCTCAACAAAGTATATGAGTATACTTTACCCGATTGTTTGACAACTCCTCCTCACCTAAACAAGCAAAGTATGGCCAAACTACCATCTGGTACTGGTATTGAGCGGTATATGGGGAGCATTGCTGCCTGTTTTGAAAACTTTGATGAGGCAAACCAGGAACTAATGGCACTTAAGCTAAAAGAACTGGTGACCGTATTGAGTGCTACCCAACACGCACCAGAGGTACGCGCTGTCTTGTCAAACTTGTTTGTGCCCACCAGTTTTACATTTCAAGAGTTGGTAGCAGCAAATTTGTATACCAATATTACCCTGCAAGAGCTTGCCCAACTTGCCAGTTTGAGTGAATCATCGCTTAAGCGAATGTTCAAAAAAGTGTACCAAGACAGTCCTGCCAGCTATTTACGCCATCAAAAACTGTTGCGTTCTCAGGAACTGCTCACTGCCTCAAACCTGAGTATTACACAAATTACCCTGGATTGTGGGTTCAACGATGTTGCCCATTTTTCTAAGTTATTCAAACAAAAATACGGAGTTTCGCCCTCTGCTTACCGGGTAAACCAACTGGTGTGA
- a CDS encoding nucleotidyltransferase family protein → MKKIRHALIMAAGRGTRMLPLTNVIPKPMAPYKGSTLIAEGIKKVTPAIDYLHITVGYKGAVLAQHVIEQGVHSVFNTEGKGNAWWIYNTMMAHLNEPVFVLTADNITELDFDLLSEEYHKYNEPACMVVPVLPIEGLEGDYIHHTNNCVYELNRQKKAKTYCSGIQMLNPYKINQLTEKTADFYAVWQQLIAQQQLYCSDSYPKNWFTVDTIEQLNALNQK, encoded by the coding sequence ATGAAAAAAATACGACACGCCTTGATTATGGCAGCAGGACGCGGTACCCGCATGCTACCTCTCACCAACGTAATACCCAAGCCCATGGCGCCTTACAAAGGGTCTACGCTGATAGCTGAAGGCATCAAAAAAGTAACCCCTGCCATTGACTATTTACATATTACGGTGGGTTATAAGGGAGCAGTGCTTGCCCAGCATGTGATAGAGCAGGGGGTACATTCTGTATTTAACACTGAGGGGAAAGGCAATGCCTGGTGGATTTATAACACAATGATGGCTCATTTAAACGAGCCTGTTTTTGTGCTTACTGCAGACAATATTACAGAGCTTGATTTTGACCTACTGTCAGAAGAGTACCATAAATACAACGAGCCGGCTTGTATGGTAGTGCCAGTGTTGCCTATCGAGGGCTTAGAGGGTGATTATATACACCATACCAATAACTGTGTATACGAGCTAAACCGTCAGAAAAAGGCCAAAACCTACTGTTCGGGCATTCAAATGCTCAACCCTTATAAGATCAATCAATTGACTGAGAAAACAGCCGATTTTTATGCCGTATGGCAGCAACTTATTGCCCAACAACAATTGTATTGTTCAGACAGTTATCCCAAAAACTGGTTTACGGTAGACACTATAGAACAGCTCAATGCCCTGAACCAGAAATGA
- a CDS encoding lysophospholipid acyltransferase family protein, giving the protein MDKILGWLLLPFFAISFLGSLVVFEVIQRIAYFGFGYKAHKNTVDILQLCIMNSLRLGGTRFKTLRSAQKVPTDRPIIIISNHQSMFDIPSIIWLFRKNHAKFVAKKELGKGIPSISFNLKHGGSVLIDRKDREQATQAIENLGKYIEEHNRAACIFPEGTRSRDGMLKPFKTTGIKTLLQHSPSALVIPVAISGSWELLKYKLKPIPFGVKYKTQILPPIEPANYSADEIVQKAEEQIRMALGQENTEI; this is encoded by the coding sequence ATGGATAAAATATTAGGATGGTTGCTATTGCCTTTTTTTGCTATTTCGTTTCTGGGTTCACTAGTGGTGTTTGAAGTCATCCAGCGAATTGCTTACTTTGGATTTGGCTACAAAGCACACAAAAATACGGTAGATATACTACAGCTATGTATTATGAACTCGCTCAGACTGGGAGGCACCCGTTTCAAAACCTTGCGCTCTGCTCAGAAAGTACCCACCGACCGCCCCATCATCATTATATCAAATCACCAAAGTATGTTTGACATTCCGTCGATCATCTGGCTATTTCGAAAAAATCACGCCAAGTTTGTGGCCAAAAAAGAACTGGGTAAAGGCATTCCCAGCATTTCGTTTAATCTAAAACACGGTGGTTCGGTATTGATAGATCGCAAAGACCGCGAACAAGCCACCCAAGCTATAGAAAACCTGGGGAAATATATAGAAGAGCACAATAGGGCAGCTTGTATATTTCCTGAAGGCACCCGTTCTCGTGATGGAATGCTTAAACCATTTAAAACTACGGGCATCAAAACTTTGCTACAACACTCTCCTTCGGCTTTGGTAATACCTGTAGCCATTTCGGGTTCCTGGGAGTTGCTCAAGTACAAACTCAAACCTATCCCTTTTGGAGTAAAATACAAAACGCAAATACTCCCTCCTATCGAGCCTGCCAACTATTCTGCCGATGAAATAGTACAAAAAGCAGAAGAGCAAATACGAATGGCTTTGGGGCAAGAAAACACTGAAATATAA
- a CDS encoding phosphoglycerate kinase, producing MNTVEQYNFAGKKALVRVDFNVPLNDQFEITDDTRIKAAMPTLQKILKDGGSLILMSHLGRPKDGYNEKFSLKHLVKPLSDRLALTVKFAADCIGNEAETLATGLQGGEVLLLENLRFHKEEKKGDEAFAQKLAKLGDVYVNDAFGTAHRAHASTAVIAQYFDEKVSGYVMQAELDNAQKVLEKAEKPFTAIMGGAKISDKILVIEQLLDKVDNLLIGGAMAYTFFKAQGGSIGKSLVEEDKLELAKELINKARDKGVNLLLPEDSVIADDFKNDANRESADNMAIKEGYMGLDIGEKASAKFSETIQNSKTILWNGPMGVFEMPNFANGTIAVAKAVVEATQNGGFSLIGGGDSAAAVNNLGFGEEVSYVSTGGGALLEYMEGKTLPGVKALEG from the coding sequence ATGAATACAGTAGAACAATATAACTTTGCCGGAAAAAAAGCACTTGTAAGGGTTGATTTTAACGTACCTCTCAATGACCAATTTGAGATAACTGATGACACCCGAATAAAAGCGGCAATGCCTACTTTGCAAAAAATATTAAAAGATGGGGGTAGCCTTATCCTGATGTCACACCTGGGCAGACCCAAAGATGGGTACAATGAAAAGTTTTCGCTGAAACACCTGGTAAAACCTTTGAGCGATCGTTTGGCATTAACTGTAAAGTTTGCGGCTGACTGCATAGGCAATGAAGCTGAAACACTGGCAACAGGATTGCAAGGGGGCGAAGTGTTATTGTTAGAAAACCTCCGATTTCACAAAGAAGAGAAAAAAGGAGACGAGGCTTTTGCCCAAAAACTTGCCAAACTAGGCGATGTTTATGTAAATGATGCCTTTGGTACTGCCCACCGTGCCCACGCCTCTACCGCAGTAATTGCCCAGTACTTTGACGAAAAAGTAAGTGGCTATGTAATGCAGGCAGAGCTTGACAACGCCCAAAAAGTGTTAGAAAAAGCTGAAAAACCCTTCACCGCAATTATGGGAGGTGCCAAAATCTCAGATAAAATTTTGGTAATTGAGCAATTGCTTGACAAGGTAGACAATTTGTTGATTGGTGGGGCAATGGCCTATACATTTTTTAAGGCACAAGGCGGCAGCATTGGTAAATCGTTGGTAGAAGAGGATAAACTGGAACTTGCCAAGGAACTGATAAACAAAGCCAGGGATAAAGGGGTTAATCTATTGTTACCCGAAGACTCGGTCATTGCAGACGACTTTAAAAATGATGCAAACCGAGAGTCTGCCGATAACATGGCGATCAAAGAGGGTTATATGGGGCTGGATATTGGAGAAAAAGCTTCGGCTAAATTTTCTGAAACCATCCAAAACTCTAAAACTATATTATGGAATGGCCCTATGGGGGTTTTTGAAATGCCCAACTTTGCCAATGGAACCATTGCAGTAGCCAAGGCAGTAGTAGAGGCAACTCAAAACGGGGGATTTTCTTTGATAGGTGGTGGCGACTCTGCCGCTGCAGTAAACAATCTTGGTTTTGGCGAGGAGGTTTCTTATGTGTCTACTGGAGGAGGAGCATTGCTTGAATACATGGAAGGCAAAACTCTGCCTGGTGTAAAGGCATTGGAAGGCTAA
- a CDS encoding glycosyltransferase family 4 protein: protein MPTNITYILSDIDKAIAFEWIEQALRDSEFRLSFVLLNQGESQLETYLKANEVPVYRIGYRGKKDAFKAIRSIWKVFRAEETDIVHTHLFDASMFGLLAAKLARIPKRIYTRHHGTLHHEFFPRAVYYDKLIHSFATDIIAISGIVKDVLIEREKVAQFKVHLVHHGFDLQGFSNTTPKKVTKLKEKYGIVDKHPVIGVIARQTYWKGIQHIIPAFGKLLTQYPKAHLILANAKGDYKLQIDELLEQLPQESFTEIVFENDIYHLYQLFDLYVHTPINNELEAFGQTYVEALAAGIPAVFSLSGVAPEFIEHEQNALVVPFEDSEAVYKQMLRLLQDQELAQKLIQRGQQDVQQRFALENMILALKKIYTI from the coding sequence TTGCCTACAAATATTACTTACATACTGTCTGACATAGACAAGGCCATAGCCTTTGAGTGGATCGAGCAGGCACTGAGAGATTCAGAGTTTCGGCTGTCTTTTGTTTTGCTCAACCAAGGCGAGAGCCAGCTGGAAACTTACCTGAAGGCAAATGAAGTACCAGTATATCGGATAGGTTATCGTGGTAAAAAAGATGCTTTTAAGGCAATAAGGAGCATTTGGAAAGTGTTTAGGGCTGAAGAAACGGACATTGTCCACACCCACTTGTTCGATGCGTCTATGTTTGGCTTGCTGGCCGCAAAGCTTGCCCGAATTCCTAAACGTATTTATACCCGCCACCACGGTACTTTACACCATGAGTTTTTTCCCAGGGCTGTTTATTACGACAAATTAATTCATTCGTTTGCTACTGATATAATAGCGATTTCGGGTATTGTAAAAGATGTACTTATTGAGCGAGAAAAGGTAGCCCAGTTTAAAGTGCATTTGGTTCATCATGGGTTCGACTTACAAGGATTTAGTAATACGACTCCTAAAAAAGTGACTAAGCTTAAAGAAAAGTATGGCATTGTGGACAAACATCCGGTGATAGGGGTAATAGCCCGACAAACTTATTGGAAGGGCATCCAGCATATTATACCTGCTTTTGGCAAACTACTTACACAATACCCCAAGGCACACCTGATTCTTGCCAATGCCAAAGGCGACTATAAGCTTCAAATTGATGAGTTATTGGAACAATTGCCCCAGGAGAGTTTTACTGAAATTGTCTTCGAGAATGACATTTACCATTTATATCAATTGTTTGATTTGTATGTGCATACACCCATAAATAATGAATTAGAGGCCTTTGGACAAACTTATGTAGAAGCCCTCGCGGCGGGTATTCCAGCCGTATTTAGTTTATCAGGGGTTGCCCCCGAATTTATCGAGCACGAGCAGAATGCTTTGGTGGTTCCTTTTGAAGACAGTGAGGCAGTTTATAAACAAATGCTCAGGCTTTTGCAAGACCAAGAGTTGGCCCAAAAGCTTATACAGCGGGGGCAACAAGATGTACAACAAAGGTTTGCATTGGAAAATATGATTTTGGCATTAAAAAAAATATACACTATATGA
- a CDS encoding glycosyltransferase family 2 protein, which yields MNEFPKITIITPSYNQGHFIEQTILSVVEQQYPNLEYFIIDGGSTDNTVDIIKKYEEHITYWVSEKDKGQSHAINKGLDKASGQIINWLNSDDYYEPHALFKVATAFNRGEHVKVVCGRSRLFKGQKTVKYSNGTDVYTDNLAKTIGWARIDQPETFFKAEVVKKMGLLDNRLHYLMDRDWWIKYLLLFGLQGVVKIPDILVNFRLHEDSKTVSQNDGFQVEHDTYFYALARQYELSKYAEIVAEVCQVDERFAVQLDDYEPDEELLEEVFNYYLFLRANEFYAQNEPQKAQRLLEQINTDLLAEDDQKLWKKLKFRNKYIPQPILNIWRNTVSKIRK from the coding sequence GTGAATGAATTTCCAAAAATAACGATCATCACCCCTTCTTACAACCAGGGGCACTTTATAGAGCAAACTATTTTGTCAGTAGTAGAGCAACAATACCCCAATTTAGAGTATTTTATTATAGATGGGGGCAGTACTGACAATACTGTAGATATTATAAAAAAATATGAGGAGCATATCACTTATTGGGTAAGCGAAAAAGATAAAGGGCAAAGCCACGCCATTAACAAAGGGCTGGACAAAGCCTCTGGGCAAATTATTAACTGGCTTAATTCGGATGATTACTATGAGCCTCATGCATTGTTCAAGGTGGCGACAGCGTTTAACCGAGGCGAACATGTAAAAGTGGTGTGTGGCAGGAGCCGACTTTTTAAAGGGCAAAAAACGGTGAAGTATTCGAATGGCACCGATGTATATACAGATAACCTTGCCAAAACTATAGGTTGGGCACGGATAGACCAGCCTGAAACATTTTTTAAGGCCGAGGTTGTCAAAAAAATGGGATTACTCGATAATCGTTTGCATTACTTGATGGACCGGGATTGGTGGATCAAATATTTGCTGTTGTTTGGGTTGCAGGGGGTAGTAAAAATACCTGATATCTTGGTCAACTTTAGACTACACGAAGATTCTAAAACGGTGTCGCAAAATGATGGGTTTCAAGTAGAACATGATACTTATTTTTATGCGCTTGCCCGCCAGTATGAACTCTCTAAATATGCCGAAATCGTGGCAGAGGTATGCCAGGTAGATGAGCGTTTTGCGGTACAGTTAGATGATTATGAGCCAGATGAAGAGCTATTGGAAGAGGTGTTTAACTATTACTTGTTTTTGCGTGCCAATGAGTTTTATGCGCAAAATGAACCACAAAAAGCGCAACGTTTATTAGAACAAATCAATACCGATTTGCTTGCCGAAGATGACCAAAAGCTTTGGAAAAAACTCAAGTTTAGAAATAAATACATTCCGCAGCCAATTTTGAACATTTGGCGCAATACAGTATCTAAAATTCGTAAATAA
- a CDS encoding glycosyltransferase family 2 protein, protein MTPSPYFSIIIPTYNRVDFILNTLDTVFNQQYTDYEVIVVDNCSTDNTLEVLQPLIDEGKIRFIQHDKNYERAKSRNTGMQNAQGEYLTFLDSDDFMYPDNLLDAYNYAQQHPDKKVFHNLYELVDEDKKVLSKYDFQPLTDPVRQISEGNFLSCIGVFVHRDIYQNISWDETPVLTGSEDYDFALRLVAAFPAIGRINKFNNGVLDHPARTINTAQLHKAEERFEYFIKKLNEDEDYAFFGKYLNKIKATLYIFLAGMAKEAHKLPKMKTYIRMAYKVDKGVWKRRNFQSLNYHYIKKKLLKN, encoded by the coding sequence ATGACGCCATCTCCTTATTTTAGTATCATTATTCCTACCTACAACCGAGTTGATTTTATTTTGAATACGCTCGATACAGTTTTTAACCAACAATATACTGACTATGAGGTGATTGTGGTAGATAACTGTAGCACAGATAATACACTAGAGGTATTGCAGCCCTTGATAGACGAAGGCAAGATCAGGTTTATTCAACACGATAAAAACTATGAACGGGCAAAGTCGCGCAATACGGGTATGCAAAACGCCCAGGGTGAGTATTTGACCTTTTTAGACTCGGATGACTTTATGTATCCAGACAATCTTCTGGATGCCTATAATTATGCACAACAGCACCCCGATAAAAAAGTTTTTCATAACTTGTATGAATTGGTTGATGAAGATAAAAAAGTATTGTCAAAGTATGATTTTCAGCCGCTTACCGATCCAGTGAGGCAGATTAGCGAAGGCAATTTTTTATCTTGTATAGGGGTATTTGTTCACCGTGATATTTATCAAAATATATCATGGGATGAAACCCCTGTGTTGACAGGCTCAGAAGATTATGACTTTGCGTTGAGACTGGTGGCGGCTTTTCCAGCTATAGGTAGAATCAATAAGTTTAATAATGGGGTGTTAGACCATCCGGCACGCACTATAAATACAGCACAGCTACACAAGGCAGAAGAACGGTTTGAGTATTTTATAAAAAAACTCAACGAAGACGAAGATTATGCTTTTTTTGGCAAATACTTGAACAAAATAAAAGCTACTTTATATATTTTTTTGGCAGGAATGGCAAAGGAAGCACACAAACTGCCAAAAATGAAAACATATATACGCATGGCTTATAAGGTAGACAAGGGGGTTTGGAAGAGGCGTAACTTTCAAAGCCTGAACTATCATTATATCAAAAAGAAACTATTGAAGAACTAA